One window from the genome of Leishmania panamensis strain MHOM/PA/94/PSC-1 chromosome 13 sequence encodes:
- a CDS encoding hypothetical protein (TriTrypDB/GeneDB-style sysID: LpmP.13.0690), whose protein sequence is MLRRTGGFLALFSSAGGSAPRSKRPSSDAYTDAAAAESAAAAGVYLPWTARPWAVTYRVHYTQWKFVDTVFAHLATVAPAVLNDRAQEQGVRDVLCELEEPVVALRRQQARQARRLKRQEEALDTDATSSTSQMLASAVQHTATTPTMSPSATPSSGVTADDAAATQTSSTLDSLISKSNTSAEYEAVDSHIVLLNANKKLKDSRKSRKMKDTRKSKKDIHDSVASDVIIYEL, encoded by the coding sequence ATGCTTCGACGCACCGGTGGCTTTCTGGccctcttcagcagcgcaggcgggTCGGCGCCGCGGTCGAAGAGGCCGTCCTCTGACGCCTACACGGACGCTGCGGCCGCGGaatcagcggcggcggctggcgtGTATCTGCCCTGGACAGCGCGACCGTGGGCGGTTACATACCGCGTGCACTACACACAGTGGAAGTTTGTGGATACAGTGTTCGCGCACCTCGCCACTGTGGCACCAGCCGTGTTAAACGATCGCGCCCAGGAGCAAGGCGTGCGTGACGTCTTGTGTGAGCTGGAGGAGCCTGTGGTAGCGCTGCGACGCCAGCAGGCACGGCAGGCGCGACGGCTAAagaggcaggaggaggcatTGGATACGGATGCAACAAGCTCTACCTCGCAGATGCTGGCATCCGCTGTACAGCACACGGCCACCACTCCTACAATGTCTCCCTCCGCTACCCCATCGAGCGGCGTGACCGCcgatgacgcagcagcaacgcaaaCGTCGTCCACGCTGGATTCACTGATCAGCAAATCCAATACGTCAGCGGAATACGAAGCAGTCGACAGCCACATCGTGCTCCTCAATGCTAACAAGAAGCTGAAGGACAGTCGGAAGAGCAGGAAGATGAAGGACACTCGGAAGAGCAAGAAGGACATACATGACTCTGTCGCCTCTGACGTCATCATCTACGAGCTGTAG